The DNA sequence TCAAATGATTGTATTGATTCTTGTCAGTTTGCTTAAGCCCTTGTTTAAAAGAAACGTTTGTACATAtagcttttttttgtaaaataagcTAACTAAAAAGTTTAATAAAGATGAAAATGCATAAAGTGAATAAAGTTTCATttctgcaataaaaaaaaatcatgtttgcCATTTAAGTATTTCTGTGTGACAATGAAGCACATTCAATCTAAAATGTTTAAGTTTCTTATCAATCTAAAATGATTGATAAGAAACTTAAAGGCATTCCTCATTCATGAAGGCAGAGATGATGCTCTTTAAGGCTTAAGGAAGCTGTTTTCCAAGCTATCTAATACACCAACCCAACGACCACCATCTGCTCCTTTTAAagttaaatcccccaaattttTTATGAAATCTATTCCCAGACTGGATACCAAATGCATGTATTTTAACATTCTGTAAGTACatctttgtatgtgtgtatatatatctatatatatatatagatatatatataaagatttGTTAGTATCATCATTTAGTTAGTCCACCATTGCATCACTGCTAACTGATTCCATTTCGAGGCACATGAAACATAGCATGCATGCCTTACTTACCCTGTTTACAGTGTGTCAGAGCTACATTAAGTTACTGTTAATGCAATGTAGTCTGTTCCCACAGCTGCTGCTTCCTTACCTACAAAATCTTTAAGTGGTGAAATGGGGttaagaaggggggggggggtagactgtttattttcagctctttttttttttttttttttgatcagCAGAGTAAGAATATTGTGGCAATATTTTTTAAGATCAACATGTACCGTAGCTCTTTTCATCATTCTCTGCATGACATTAGAAAACAGTTGCATTTATCACCAACGATCCTTTCTAATTTCTTATTTTGTAAAGCAACATTTGCTGATCTTTAGTATTCATTACAAAATGATGACAATGAAGTGTTTGCTATGGCAATACAATGATTTTCATGATGGGCGTCACCAAATCAACCAGGGCTGAAATCTTTCTATGTCATATCTATATTATTTACATCTCCAGGTTCCACCACTTGAACTCAAAGGGCTCCCTGCGGACATTGGACCCACAGTGGACCTCTCCCAACAGCTGGTGGTAGGATGAATAGTCGTCAATGAACGTGCAGTTGAGGCCCAGGCCTTTCATTAGAGAGCACATCTCAGCCTCGAGTGCACATCGTCCATTCACTTTGGGGCCAAAGGGCTTTGGGATACCAAGGTTTTTCCCCAAAACAATCATGTTCAcctggaaaaaaatatatgtacaacaaaTATAGCAAATATAGTTCTTCTGTCAGCCCAAAGATTTATTTACATCTTTTTTCAACTGGCAGGAGTTTTGATgcctaataaaaatataatgtaaAATTTACCATGTCGGGGTAGTAAGCTACTGCTCTATACTCCTTTTCATCCTCCACTAGTTTGAAGAGGATTGGCAGATCAATGATGTCTTCATCATCTAGGCCTAGTTCCCTCTTCAACACATCCCGGTTCCAGTCGATGCAGCTCTggaagtaaaataataataataataataataataataataataataataatattattattattattatatgccTCTAAAATTATCCTCATTTTGCTTGTTAAATTACTGTgctcaaaatataaaacattttaccATAGTGGTTCGTATGCTAGTTTTGGTTTACGTACCACCACAATCTACCCAAATAAAAATGTACCCAATAGTATGTGAATATCAGCCCTAATATGTAGGTTAATatggctaaatgatgatcttaaTTGCAAacatttctcaaaaaaaaaaatcatgcataCATCCATGCACATGTCTTTGACAAAGCACTTGTTGCTAAACACAGGGTCACACTGCACAGCTCAGTGACTTTAGGGTGGCTTGGTCATAGGAGGCCATTTTAACACTAAGTCAGTTTGACAAATGTCTGGCCAGTGTTGTCACGGAGTGCAAACATCTATGAGAAGAAACAGCATGTGTAGAAGTATGCTACATAGGTTCATAGGCTGTAGAGTTCTGATGCACACAGTAAAAATTAAACTTAGGAATTAAAGGACAAATGGCTtctgagaaaaacacaaaaaatatttgtttggaCCTTTAAAAGTTGTAATGACAAAGGGGCTCAGAAGAATAACATGAGCAATGCCAAATGCACGCTAGGGTGGGGTAGAGTACAATGCAATTGGACTCTAAAGCAGCTAAAATATCTTAAATGATGAATCCTTCTTTACTAACGCTGCCTGAAACCAACAGTAAAGCTTGTTGGAAAGATAATAATGTTGTGGGGCTGGTGGCCATGAATTAGTGCTGATAAAAAAATTCCTAATGTACAGCATCCTGGCATTCCCCATTCCAATACCTTTGGCAAGAATTGAAATGCTGACTGCGTGCCAGCCGCTCTCACTCAAAAACAGTTGTGCTTTCACTAATGCCATTGTGGGTGAATGGGAGCAAATCCTGCAACGAGGTTCTAAAATCCAGTGAAAAGCCTTCCTAGAGAGTAGAGGCTGTCATAGCACCATATTAATGCTCGTTGCCAGAATGCGATATTCAGCAGTTAGATGTGTTATCTTTGTTTACATACTTGTGTCTTAGTGCCTGAACTAGCATACCATATTATTTTCTGGTCTTTAGTCTATTTCTACAATCTCACTCACCTGTACATAGTTATTTTCAGCTTGGAGTTTTTCATCCTTAAGGATTTCATCCAGTGttatttgttttgcatttgtcAACCCTGTTTGGGAACATCATTCAGAGTGAGTGATAAGGCTTGGTGCCATGATGAATTTGTGCATTGCTAAGATGTCCTTGCATATATTTTACAGACATTGCAGATAAACACTGGCCTACCATCAAACAACGTGGCTTGTCCGTGTCCACTGTTCTGTAGGCCTCTGAATAGTTTGTAGCCTGCGTCTGGGCTGGCCAACAGCAGTCGGAAGCCCTGTGAACAGACAAACAAGAGACAAAGATAACAGTGAAGCTCTCATATCCTAAAACCTTATACAATCCCACAATGTACAAAGCAGCAAGTCACTATCAAGCAGATGCAGCAGATTCACTTCAGTAGAAAATTTTATTTACCCTTCTGTCAGGTGCAGGAACGAAAGTCATGAATTCATCCACGTGGCCAACAAAGAGCCAGTCAGAGAACAAGGCGATGGGCTCCTGAACCTTCTGAGCCCACAAGAAGTCTTGAACTACTTTGGTCATATTTCGTCCTTTAGATGCcctaaaagaaataaaaaggtttCACTTTGCAAAAGTTATCTGTAACATTTCTGCTCTTAGTACATTTGCTTAAAAGTCAGGAATTGATCTTTGAATTTTTTAGAAACTCACGTAGGGAAGGCAACCCCAATGATGATTCTTCCCAGGGggtatttttttccatttactgTGACAGGAGGACTGACCTCCAGATTGCCAAACGAATCTAAACTGCTCACATGTTCATCTAGGGCCACCCTTGTCACATAGCCAAAGTCAGGACCCTAGATAAAGTAAAtaattgtttgtgtttttttataaaTCAGTGCAAGTAATGTAATTTTCTGCTTTGAGCCTATAATTTGATTAATAAAACCAATGTGAATCATATACAATCAAAGCTTTTAATGACATCAACAGTAAAAACTTATTCTAGGCTTTTCTCCTACAAGCAGCTCATCATATGGAAAGTTTGCTAGCTCGCCATCTCTCGGGGAATCCAGAACAACAGGAAAACGATGATGAGGTGAATCGATGTAACCAAATTCCAGTTCATcctgaaaaatagaaaatatatgttatatttATGCTGTCCTCTTGGCTTAGTTGATTAGAGAATTTTTAACTTGTATagaaaaaaattactttttttttctccgtgtgaatgaatagaaatgtacgtgtttgcacatgttttttcttttttttgtggttttccttCTTGCAGTGTGGTTGTTGTGAAACCAGTTGCTATTGTGtaatttttcaaagaaacaatTTAATGGCGAGTTCGCTTGTTCTTTGAGGTTTTCGTGTTAGTGTTCCTCTTATTTACTGTTCCTGTTTACTTGGAGTTATAAAACCACAATGTTACCATCATTAAAACTCATAACccttccttgtttaaaaaaagaaatggcttACCTGCATCCAGCGGTCACCTCTGTTTACATATTCATGACAAATGTTTAGCTTGTACCCGCTCTTCGCAACAAGGTTCCTCATTCCTTTCAGGAACTGGTAGTTATCAGATGTGCTAACAAAGAAACAGTCAAGCAGTTTTTAGATTGTGCCACAACATAAgtaacatattttttatttattttagtgagaactttaaaaacaatttaaaaattaaattgtaAAACAAATGTCTGTGAAAGCAGTAtttacacagacaaacaggttTGACTttcttggaaagaaagcaagctAAGGGGAATGTGTGACAGCAACAACAGCTGTCACCATCATGCTCATTATTCATGAGtctgcactaacctgcagacAAACACCTCTACAGGTCGAAGCGTGTTGGGTGTCATGATCCATGGTGCCACTTTAAACACAACTTTGTCTGTAAAAATGGGCGTCTCAGGGAGACCCTGTTAAAACATGCGAGAGGCTGTTGAGTACTGCCGGTTATACTCCATTCTATGTTTGTTTgtaatgaaacattaaaaaatgaattcaaaaaCTTCATGTTAACTGGATTCACAAAATGTATCCGCTACAGTTATGCTGTAGTTAAGGGTGTAAAGAAAGAAGATGATTAAATAAAGCAGTGTTACACTGTAACGCTATACTCTGGATCTTACATCAGAGATTGGTTCTAATAGACTGAGGTTGATGGTGACGAGTCCATTGAAGTCTTTGTCAGGAAACCTCAGGCCCTCCACATAAAAGTTCATCTCTGCCACACCTCCAAGGTAAGGCACTTCCTTGGACAGCACATCACTGCTCAGCACCAGTGGATAGTCTTTCACAAAGAGATTGTAAAGTTTCTGCGCTGAAGTAAGAATGACAGAAAACAGGTTAAATACTTAGGTGGTTaacttagaaacaaaaagaaaaagaatgtgTTCAAAGCATGCTTTTACAGATCAGGTGACATGCACATCAGATCAAATGGGGGGTTTTCTTTATACCCACTTCTTTACTCACATAGGCCACTATTTGACACTTCAGTGGATCGGTTTCTGAAGACTCGAACACTCTCTGCATCTCCCTGAGATATGTGCATGGTTAGTTTGTAGCCCTCTGGGAGTTTACCTGGGCCTTTGGTCCGCAGCACCATGACAGACATGTCCTTTAGATCTGCACAtccataaaaattattaatGTCGTTGGCAGCAAAGAATTTTTTCCCATCTCAGGTGTTGTGCCTGGTATCTGCTGTAGTCACTGACTTACAGTAGGAGCTCTGATCCCGCGCTATAGCGCAATTTGGTACCTTCCATATCTGTACTAGTTACTCCTTCAGTGCTGAAGAGACTGTTTTTTTAACTGCTCCACATGCTGCAGACGTCAATCAGCATGTGGTAGTGTTTCTGGTAACTGTAAACCTTTGACTGAGCAGAAAAATGACTTAATCTGACTAACAGTAAATCTTTTTTGACAGTTAACATGAACTTGAATCATGCTCTTGATAGAGGAAATGCTGAAATCAAGAAATGTGACATACTGACTTGTGACAACAGCAATGCCATGCAATTACACACTTTCCTTTGGGATTAATAGAGTATTCTGATTCCGATTCAATTTTGTGCTAATATACCTTGCTATCATTTTCATGTTGACTGGCACTTTGGTACCTTCCATATCTGtactatgtctgtgaaggttctcagtcatccaggtcatcgtagtcaaaggagcttgcaaagaaaagcgtctggacttctttaagttgcttgaagacgtttcacctctcatccgagaagcttcttcaggtctaaggtcaaatggcagagagtcccagatttaaatccatttcagacccagcaacacactcagaaaaaactggttcacccgaaagacaaaattccaaaacacagacttaacaacgtggtgtatgctgtacagtgtagcgaggcatgcccagacctctacattggagagaccaaacagccacttcacaagcgtaTGGCACAACATaaaagagccacctccacaggacaagactcagcagttcatctgcatcttaaggataaaggtcactctttcgaggatcccaatgttc is a window from the Pelmatolapia mariae isolate MD_Pm_ZW linkage group LG5, Pm_UMD_F_2, whole genome shotgun sequence genome containing:
- the padi2 gene encoding protein-arginine deiminase type-2; the protein is MIHPRTLRIDYGKTTTVLYVVGSELNVNLNRSAPPTSKFFSVKGTADVQYSISPTPRDTSHLSPIPLTENSVLLISRDHASQHENDSKLSVQYYGANKEVLGRAVVHLTAVELSLDVDADRDGIVEKNNPNKGSWKWGPDGHGAILLVNCDSEKTYKKTPDSEEKSIYKVSDLKDMSVMVLRTKGPGKLPEGYKLTMHISQGDAESVRVFRNRSTEVSNSGLSQKLYNLFVKDYPLVLSSDVLSKEVPYLGGVAEMNFYVEGLRFPDKDFNGLVTINLSLLEPISDGLPETPIFTDKVVFKVAPWIMTPNTLRPVEVFVCSTSDNYQFLKGMRNLVAKSGYKLNICHEYVNRGDRWMQDELEFGYIDSPHHRFPVVLDSPRDGELANFPYDELLGPDFGYVTRVALDEHVSSLDSFGNLEVSPPVTVNGKKYPLGRIIIGVAFPTASKGRNMTKVVQDFLWAQKVQEPIALFSDWLFVGHVDEFMTFVPAPDRRGFRLLLASPDAGYKLFRGLQNSGHGQATLFDGLTNAKQITLDEILKDEKLQAENNYVQSCIDWNRDVLKRELGLDDEDIIDLPILFKLVEDEKEYRAVAYYPDMVNMIVLGKNLGIPKPFGPKVNGRCALEAEMCSLMKGLGLNCTFIDDYSSYHQLLGEVHCGSNVRREPFEFKWWNLEM